The Xenopus laevis strain J_2021 chromosome 7S, Xenopus_laevis_v10.1, whole genome shotgun sequence genome includes a window with the following:
- the LOC108697376 gene encoding homeobox protein HMX2, which produces MSTKEEPTKPTLSSFTIQSILQGTTTTTSDRAGRNVARVYTISCQSSSPSISSDEEEQDEFWNGPGCNCPDQGDKDSKGQAPRPCGAHRCPNRTQGSSSSNERLQMPSPSQQGYIEEKQNHYSQSLGDRHKDAGDNMGNSKKKTRTVFSRSQVYQLESTFDMKRYLSSSERACLASSLQLTETQVKTWFQNRRNKWKRQLSAELEAANMAHASAQTLVGMPLVFRDNSILRVPVPRSIAFPAPLYYPSSNISLPLYNLYNKMEY; this is translated from the exons ATGAGCACCAAAGAAGAGCCCACCAAGCCCACTCTCTCCAGCTTCACCATCCAGTCCATCCTGCAGggaactactactactacatcggACAGAGCCGGGCGAAACGTTGCCAGGGTTTATACCATCTCCTGCCAGTCGTCCAGCCCCAGCATTTCTTCAGATGAGGAGGAACAAGACGAATTCTGGAACGGGCCCGGCTGTAACTGCCCTGACCAAGGGGATAAGGATTCCAAGGGCCAAGCCCCCCGCCCCTGCGGTGCCCACAGATGCCCTA ACAGGACCCAGGGATCCTCGTCCAGCAATGAGAGACTGCAGATGCCCTCTCCTTCCCAGCAGGGCTACATTGAGGAGAAGCAGAACCATTACTCCCAGTCATTAGGGGACAGGCACAAGGACGCAGGGGACAATATGGGCAATTCTAAGAAGAAAACCCGGACAGTGTTCTCTAGAAGTCAGGTGTACCAGCTGGAGTCCACCTTTGACATGAAGAGATACCTGAGCAGCTCAGAGAGAGCCTGTTTGGCTTCCAGCCTTCAGCTAACAGAGACCCAAGTCAAGACCTGGTTCCAGAACCGCAGGAACAAATGGAAAAGGCAACTTTCTGCCGAGCTGGAGGCTGCCAACATGGCCCACGCGTCAGCACAGACTCTGGTGGGAATGCCCTTGGTGTTCAGGGACAACTCCATCCTAAGGGTTCCAGTGCCCAGGTCCATTGCCTTCCCTGCCCCTCTGTACTACCCCAGCAGCAACATCTCCCTACCTCTCTACAACTTGTACAACAAGATGGAATACTGA